The DNA segment ACTCAACAGCGTCCTTAGCGGCGTAAACTTCATCAACATCCATATCTTCAAGCCGCTGCTCAAAAAAAGGCGTGGCAAACGTCACGGCGTCTCCAGCCAAAAGCAGCAGTTTGTCTTCTTCGCCGCCGACCAGATTGACGCGATCGAGCATCTTTACATCGGGCTTGTTCACAAAAAACAGCATCGCAATGCATCCATTTGACTTAAGGTTTCCCTCTGAATCAGCGACCGCTGTTCAAAGGCATTTTTCTTTGCCAAAGAGTTCATTACCCACAACCAAGTCTCTACACGCGGATTTTCATTGAGAGTCCGCCCCGGTTTTGAACAGGATATCAGGCAAATAGTGTGCTCCTCGCGATAGAGCCTTGCCTGTGTCTGACTTGGCAGGGACACCAAGGGGAGTGTCCCTGCCAACGGTTGGGGCCTGTTCAGGTCGTAGCGCGAGCGCTAGTCGACCAGGTCAGGGTTCTCAAAGATCTGATAGATCGGAGCACCCTCGGTATCTGCCGGCACAGGGCCGCCTGTTGCGTAGCAGAAAGTAGGAACGATGTCCGCGAGCCAGCGCGGGCGCTCGTAACGGAAGCCAGCCTTGACGCCGGGACCGCGGAAGAACATGCAGTTCTTCAGCTCGCCGATGCCGCAGGAACCGGTGGGCAGGCCGTAGCCGTGCTCAGCCATGTATTCGGGCTTCAGAGCGTAGACGACGTCGCCAGCCTGGGCACCGCCCATTCCGAAGACAGCTGCGTCTTCCTTACGGACTGCAAGCAGAATCGGGCGTTCGCCAGTTTCGGGGTGCTTGTAGTCGTAGAGTGCGTCGATGATTTCATCGCGGACTTTTTCGTAATCTTCGTCAGCAACAATGCCGCCGGGGTACTTGGAAGCAAGGTTGACGTAGACAAACATGTAGCGCTGAGGAACTGCCTTGGATTTGGTCACGTCCAGCTCGTAGTTGAAGCCTTCGGATTCCTCGTAGATCTCCCAGTAGTTCTCGTTCTTTTTCGGCTCGTAGTGGGTGAGACCCTTTGCCTTCAGAGCGTCAGCAGTGTTCAGGATCGGGCCGAGGCGGGTTGCGCCGTGGTCAGAAACACAGGATACGATGGTTTCGTTGTCATCAAACAGCTCCATCATCTTGCCGAGGAAACGGTCCTCGATCTGGTAGATGGCGCGTTCCATGCCAAGAGCCTTTTCGCGGATTGCCGGATCTTCGCTTTCCATCTCGGACAGCCAGCCGTGGTACAGCCAGTCAATCAGGTGAGTGTGGAGGTAGAAGAGATCAAAGTCAGGGTTGGTCTGGATAGCCTTGGTAGCAACCTCGGTAACCCACTCGGAGTGGAACTGAGCAACTTCAACAACGGTGTCCATGTCGATGATGCCGTGAACAAATGCCACGTAACCCATGTCGTTGCAGATGAGGTGCTTGTCCCATTCGACGTTCTTGACGCCGTCAGCAGGAGCGATGAAGCCGTGGCGGCCAGAGATGCCGGACAGGTACAGAGTAAAATCTTCTGCGTCGTCGGTGAGCTTCATGAGCTTGCCACGGAAGGTGCCAGGCTCAGTGCGGCCGTCGGACTTCACAACAAACTCGTGCTTGGCAACGTCGGACCATTCGCCAGCCTTGATGACAAAGAAAGCCTTCTCAAGGTCCTTTTCGGGGCACAGGGCGAACATGTCGTAGCCGTCGTCGTCAGATTCCCAGGTCAGGCCGTACCAGGTCTGGTCTTCGAGGGGATCCATGGATTCCTTGAAGTGCATGTTGACTTCGAATGCCAGAGGCTCGTCAGCGTCTTCGGGAAGGTTCTTCCAGCCCTTTGCATCGTCAAAGCGAACCTGCTCGCCCATCGGATAGAAGTCGGAAGAAATGACGCTTTCGGAAGCAAGCCATTCTTTGTGGCCGTTGCCTTCTTCGTTCCAGCGGCTTTCTGCGGGAGAAAGGCCCTGACCCTGAACCATGACGCCGTTCTTCATGTGAGAAGGCCAGGACATGGGGTAGTTGACAACGATGCACTTCTTGCCTGCGCGGTCCCAGCGATCCCAGATGGTCTCTGCGGTCAGCGGTTCGGAACCAAAAGCCTGAACGGTCTTGTGGTGCTCAAGGCTGCGGCCCTCAACGTAATAGTAGTAGTCTTCAACACCGTGAGTGCGCGGGAAAGCGCCTGTGCAGATGGTGGCCCAGGACGGAGGCGTTACGGTGGGCATGTTGAAGCCCTCGGTCATGTAACTTCCTTCGTTGATGAACTTCTCGAAGTTCGGAAGAGCGCCTTCTGCAATGAGAGCCTCAAGGCGTTTGGGGATCATGCAGTCAAAACCCAGAAGAGCTGCTTTTTTAGCTACTTTAGCCATTTCTTCCTCCTAGAATTCGCACCGTGGTGCGATTGGCGAGAAAACCTAGTCAGTGACGGGGATTTCTACGGCCACAGCCTGAACAGAGGCTGGTTTTTCACTTGATGTTTCTTCTACTTTTTCCACTGGCTCTGTTTTCGGGACATTGATGTCCTTCAGCATCTTGAACCAGCTAATGACAACAAACAGAATCGGAATAAGCATTAACGCGCCAGCAAAGTTGGCAAATATGCGCACCGGGCCGAGGCCTCCAAGGGAGATTGCCGCCAGAGCCAGACCAGCCTGAATGGCTGCCCAGAAGAAGCGGTGTCCTCGTGTTGGTTCGCTTCCTGGCACCAGTTTTGTGGTGGCGGAGCAGGAAATGACGTATGCACAAGAGTCCACGCTGGTCGCGAGAAAAATTGTTGAGAAAATGCAGTAACCAACCAAAACAACGGTGCTGCCGGGCAGGGAGTCCAGAATTGCGACCATTGCCGCAGGACCACCGGAACTCTTCAGGATGCTGATGGCGTCAACTGCACCCGTCCACTGCTGGAACAGGGTAAAGCCGCCAAAGACTCCGTGAATCATGTAGGAGCCAGCCATGCCGCCGAAGATGCCCATGAGGATGATTTCGCGAACGGTACGTCCTCTGGAAATTCTGGCGATAAACAGTCCCATGAAGGGTCCGTAGGACGCCATCCAGAGGCAGAAGAACACTGTCCAGTCCTTGGGGAAGGAGTTTGGTTCAAATGGTGCCGTCCAGAAAAGCATCTGCATGAAGTTGTTACTCAGTTTGCCAAAGGCGTTGGTAAAGTTGTCCACAATGAAAGTTGTGGGGCCAACGCAGAAGGTGAACAGAACCATAGCAATGGCAATGAGAACATTGACGTCTGAAAGGATCTTGATACCCTTCTTCAGACCTGCACAAACAGACGTTGTAAAGATGATGGCGGATACCCCAAGAATGACGAGCTGCATTTTAAACGTTGGCTCGAAGCCAAGCGTGTGAGCCAGTGCTTGATTCACAATTGGGAGTGAGGCGCCCATAACTGCTGCATTGGAAAACATCAGGCCAACGATAAAGAAAACCTCGATGAATCGACCAACGCCGCCTTCGACATGTTTTTTACCTAAAAAAGGTTCAGCTGCAGAACTGATACGAAGGACAGGTTTTTTCTGCTTATGGAAAAGGTAACAAATTGGAAGTGCTACAATTACGTACCATGGCCATGTTACGGGACCCCAGTGCAGCATGACGTATGACAGAGACCATTCAAAAGCTTCTCGTGACAGTTCGCCTGCATACTGTGGTCTGGAGATGAGATCCCAAAGCGGTTCTACGATTGACCAGAACATGACGGCACCGGCAACACCGGAACAGAACATCATGGCCAGCCAGGAGTAGGTGCTGAATTCAGGTTTCTCGTCAGGATCTCCAAACTTGATGTTACCGTATCTGCTCATTGCGAAAAACGCGGAGAGGCAGACCATGCCAAATGTTGCCCACTGGTAGTACGAACCTGTGGCGCGAACGAATGCACCGTATGTGGAGCTTAAAATTCTCTGACTTGCCTCAGGGTAAAGTACAGAGCTTCCAATAATGAGGAGCAGAACAACAGAAGCAGGAACGAGGATTCGTAAATCGGGTCGTAAATCTGCTTTGCCAGTTTGTGTCCGGGTATCAGCCATATTACCTCCTAGTTTGTGTTCCAAAGCAGGGAAGCCAGTATCCCTGAACCCCCGAAGGGGTGCCTTATGGAAGCCCTCACAAAACTTTGAATATCCAAGCGAGACAGCCTATCTCGCGTTTGTGCTTTATTGCCCAAAAGGATTTTCGATAATTCCGTGCGGACGGCTCGTATTCATCAAGAACCGGACCAACACGAATAAGTATTTGAAATTTATTGAGAAAAAGGAAAATTTTGAAAGGGCAGATCGCTTGGGGACTTTTTCTCAATCGGAAAAGGCGACGCTAATGTCGTGTCCTTTTTGAGTTTTTGTATAACATGCTGTTTTCATTAGAAAAAAAGAACATGCCACAAATGGCATCTTAGACGACAATTTTGACGTGAAAGTTAAGGATTTCAGCTTGCTACAGGCGTTAAATCGATTCGTGTAAGATTTTGTTACTCAATTGATTGAACTTTTTTTCACAGCAAATTGGGGGCTTTGGAACTTTTTCACAATCTTTTTTGGGTGGTCGCCGCTTATGCAGAGGGAGGGGGATTTGTCGTATCGTATAATCGTCTAGAATCGTGCGGTTTTTCGCATGGTGGGCGTGCAAAAAACTGAAACACTTTTTTTCACAAAAGGTCTAGAGCTGGAGGGGGGAAAAACGCCTCAGGAAGAGGCTAGGTATGCTCTATGTGAGCAAAAAAAGGAAAGGCCAGCACATGCTGGCCTTATGGATGTAGCGGAATCATTGATTAATGTGTGTAATCAAGGAGGATGACGCTGTCACCAAGCTTTTTGGCAACAGCTGCCTTGATCTCGGCAAAGTGTGGGCAGGGCATGCCAATTGGATTCCCTTTGGAAATGCATGAAGCAAGCGCAATGACCTCCGCCCCGCGGTCTACCATAAGCTGCGCACGCGAAACTGCCCGCTTTCCCGGACAGCCTCCACAGCTCACCATCCCAACAAGCTCCGATGGCCCGATTTCTTCAAAAGCAAGCTTGCCCTCTCGAATTACCTTGAAATCCATCGTTGCAGGACACATGTCCTCGGTCTGCTGGCAGCGTATAACTCCAACTTTCATGGCGTCTCCTTTAGTGCCTCTCTTGTACGCCACTCAATACAGCGTACATAGAAATACTCATTCCATAAAAAGAGAATACACTTTTGTCTACAAGATCACTTTAAGAATAGATTTAATAGGATAGAAATCCCTTTGAATTAATGATTAAGCGCCCAATTGGATTGGGGGCCTGCCTCAGTGCGGTAGTGTTGGATGGTGGGATGGGGGAAAATTGAGGGCCTGCCCCAGCGCGGTAGTGCTGGATGGGAGGGTGGGGGAGAATTGGGGGCCTGCCCCCAAACCCCCGCGTAAGGGAATGATTCCCTTACGTATCCTCAGCGAGTTTAAAAGCCGTTCAAGCTTCGCTTGCACGGCTTTTAAACTTGTTGGGGCTGCCTAAAGCGGCTTCCTTCTCTTTCCCGTGCGTTGCCACCATTCCTTTTGAACGCCTTTCGGCGTTCAAAAGGAATGAGTGCGGTCTGAAAAAGGCAGAAGAACACGCAATCGGGAAATGCCCTCTAGCTCAAAAAATACGGCTGATGGAGAGGAAAGCACAGCTTTCATCCCATTCAGCCGTATTTTTTGAGCGATAGCGGGATTCCCAAGGGCCTCGTCCTTGGGCGGGGTCAAGGGGCAGCGCCCCTTGCAGAGGTGCGGGGACAGAGTCCCCGCCCACCCTCGCACCCCTTGTAGAGCACGAGACGGAGTCTCGTAATACCTCCCCCACCTCATCCCTCCGGTGACTTCTTGAGCAGTGAGATTGTGCCAAAAATGCGTATTGGCGGGACTTTTTTCAAGTTGTGTAACAAATGCAACAGTTTTTTTTGTTTGCTTTCCACTACATTGTGCATCGCTTCACAAGGAAGGCGGCTTGGGGCTAGCACGTGCCGAATCCCGTGAAGCGATGAGTAGAGGGACCTCATTAGGCTTCGCAGAAATCTGATGAAGGGATCACGATGGAGTTTTTCATAAAGGAAAGAGCTATGAAGTTTCGTTTTGCATTTGGCATTGCACTGGCGATGTGCCTGCTGTTCCAGACCCCGAATTTTTGTGCTGCGGAGGAGGGTGCCGCAAGCCCGCGTCCTGTTGGCGCTGTAACGGTTAATGGCGGACCTGGTGGCATGAGCGTCCCGACGGGCAAGTTTATTGGCGTATTGAACTACCGCTACGCAGAGAAAGATAATTGGTACCACTATTCTGTTGCCTGTGATGGTGCAGACCGCGAGGCCGTGTCTCACACAATGGTGACAAAGTTCCGCTATGGTATCGCACCGGGCTGGGACGTACGAACTGCAACTCCGTTTGCCTCGACAGAAGCACGCCTTGATGGTGAGTGTGATAATTATATCGGCGGCATTGGTGATACCATGATCGTGCTTCGTCACCAGTTCATGGCTCAAAAGAAGGGTGCACCTGTGAGCCTTGCATGGGATTTGGGTGTGAACACTCCGACTGGTGAAGTTGGCGAGGGAAAAATCGGTAGTGGCGCATGGGGCGGCATGGCTGGCCTTGGCGCAACATACATGTTTGGTTCTCACCGTATTGATGGTGATGTGAACTACCTGGTGTATACCGAGGGCGCACACGACACCCGTAAGGGCGACCGTTTCCGTGCCAATGCTCACTACGCATACGCAGTGAATAGCCTGCTCGACCTTGGTGTTGAGGCCAACTATGAGTGGCTGCAGGAAAACCGCCGCGAAGGCAAAGGCTTGAACAACGACATCAAGACTCTGTACGTTGGCCCGAAATTCAACCTGAAGTTCAAAGAGTACGGCATGACTTTTGGTGGTGCTCTGCTTGGTGCTGCATACCGCGAATCCCAGAAGCAGACTTTGACCGAAGACTGGAGAATGGAATTCAAGCTGGTGAAGGTCTTCTAAAGCAAGAAAAAGTGATGGGAAAAAGGCTTGTGAGTTGCTGTACGATTCTTTGTAGCTGCGGTTACTGCTTGCTAAAATTCATTGCTTAGACATATCACAGTGCGTTGTCTCCATAAAAAGTGGAGGCGGCGCACTTTTGTATTTAGTGGGTAGTGGAATGTGGGAGAGCATTCCTGCTGCACACAGTGATGTGTTTAAGCCAGTGCTTTTTTTTGAGGGGCTGGCTGTCTCCCCCGAAGTCCAACAAGGCGCGTTATGACTTCTATGGCAAACCAGCGAGAGTTCCTGTGGATCTCGCGGAACTGCGAAAGCTGGAAACAGGTGCTCCATCTAGGAGCGGTTCGCACGTATGAAAAGAATGAGATTATCATTCATTGTGGCGGGGTGGTCGATCACCTCTATTATTTAGCGGAGGGGGAGATTCGCCTTTCGTTTGTGTCTCCGGACGGCGTGGAAAAAGTGATCTGGTACGTGCAGCCGGGAACAATCTTTGGCGAAACGCCTTTTTTTGATGGGAAGCCGGCGGATTCACTGAGTACTGCTGTAGAGAAATCTGTTGTGTATGCCTTTCCCCGCCATAGCGTGTACGGAGAAATTGCCCAGAATTATCCCGAAGTCTGGCAGGATTTGCTGAAGACACTAGCGCTCAAGGTGAGAACCTTGTGCAATCAGATTTATACCTTGAGTATTGCCGATCTAAAGCAGCAGGTGTGTAAGTTTTTGCTCCAGGCAAACGCTAAAAATGAAGGGCCAACCCAGGCGAGTGGAGAGGTGCTTGTTGAATGTGGACTGTCGCAGGAAGAGCTTGGCTGCGTGCTTGGGGTGCACCGGGTGAGCATCAGCAAGGTCCTCAAACAGCTGAAAGAAGAGGGCGTCATTTCCAAATGCACGAAGAAAACCGTGCTGGTGACGGACTGGGAGCGCTTGCTTGAGTATGCTGTGCTCTAGTGCTGAGAAGAGAAGACTACCGTGAGATGAGGCATCCTTTGGGATGCCTTTTTTGTTTGTGCTGAGGGCCTTGAGGACGTACTGTTTGCAGAAAAAAAGTATAAGGGAGGAATGCGTGCAGTTCTTTTTGAAAGATGTGGAAAAAGCAAAGGCGTATTTTCTCGAAGGGGAAGGTCCTTTTCTCTCTTTGAAGCAAGTAGTGCGTGACGCTCGGTGCGCTACTGTTCAGCGTGCTCGTTTTTATTGCCCGTCAGAACAACGCGATCGGGAAATGCTCTGGCAAACTGCGAGAGATTTTGTGTCTGAACTAAAGGAAAAATACGCGAGGGGTGGAGTTCAGGAAGAGGAACATATAGAGACGCTTTGTGCCTTTCAGCGAACTATTGAAAAATCACACCGTGCTGTTTTGGCGGATGGAACCCTTCGGTTTGGTTCTGCACAGAAATTTGTGAACCTTTCGCTAAAGCTTCTGTGGGTGGTTGGAGAAATAGAAGAACCCCCGCATGCCCCAATAGACAACGTGATCGCTCATGCTCTTGGTTCTGAGTATAAATGGACAAAAAGTACATCACGCTCCGAGTACAGTGCTGTGGTTCAAAAATGCCGGGAAATAGCCTCTATGTATGCAATGAGTCCCGCCGTCTG comes from the Desulfobaculum bizertense DSM 18034 genome and includes:
- a CDS encoding DsrH/TusB family sulfur metabolism protein produces the protein MLFFVNKPDVKMLDRVNLVGGEEDKLLLLAGDAVTFATPFFEQRLEDMDVDEVYAAKDAVESRNLELSDACTVVDYNEIVDLLLGSEDKVVSL
- a CDS encoding alkaline phosphatase family protein — its product is MAKVAKKAALLGFDCMIPKRLEALIAEGALPNFEKFINEGSYMTEGFNMPTVTPPSWATICTGAFPRTHGVEDYYYYVEGRSLEHHKTVQAFGSEPLTAETIWDRWDRAGKKCIVVNYPMSWPSHMKNGVMVQGQGLSPAESRWNEEGNGHKEWLASESVISSDFYPMGEQVRFDDAKGWKNLPEDADEPLAFEVNMHFKESMDPLEDQTWYGLTWESDDDGYDMFALCPEKDLEKAFFVIKAGEWSDVAKHEFVVKSDGRTEPGTFRGKLMKLTDDAEDFTLYLSGISGRHGFIAPADGVKNVEWDKHLICNDMGYVAFVHGIIDMDTVVEVAQFHSEWVTEVATKAIQTNPDFDLFYLHTHLIDWLYHGWLSEMESEDPAIREKALGMERAIYQIEDRFLGKMMELFDDNETIVSCVSDHGATRLGPILNTADALKAKGLTHYEPKKNENYWEIYEESEGFNYELDVTKSKAVPQRYMFVYVNLASKYPGGIVADEDYEKVRDEIIDALYDYKHPETGERPILLAVRKEDAAVFGMGGAQAGDVVYALKPEYMAEHGYGLPTGSCGIGELKNCMFFRGPGVKAGFRYERPRWLADIVPTFCYATGGPVPADTEGAPIYQIFENPDLVD
- a CDS encoding BCCT family transporter, which encodes MADTRTQTGKADLRPDLRILVPASVVLLLIIGSSVLYPEASQRILSSTYGAFVRATGSYYQWATFGMVCLSAFFAMSRYGNIKFGDPDEKPEFSTYSWLAMMFCSGVAGAVMFWSIVEPLWDLISRPQYAGELSREAFEWSLSYVMLHWGPVTWPWYVIVALPICYLFHKQKKPVLRISSAAEPFLGKKHVEGGVGRFIEVFFIVGLMFSNAAVMGASLPIVNQALAHTLGFEPTFKMQLVILGVSAIIFTTSVCAGLKKGIKILSDVNVLIAIAMVLFTFCVGPTTFIVDNFTNAFGKLSNNFMQMLFWTAPFEPNSFPKDWTVFFCLWMASYGPFMGLFIARISRGRTVREIILMGIFGGMAGSYMIHGVFGGFTLFQQWTGAVDAISILKSSGGPAAMVAILDSLPGSTVVLVGYCIFSTIFLATSVDSCAYVISCSATTKLVPGSEPTRGHRFFWAAIQAGLALAAISLGGLGPVRIFANFAGALMLIPILFVVISWFKMLKDINVPKTEPVEKVEETSSEKPASVQAVAVEIPVTD
- a CDS encoding CGGC domain-containing protein, producing MKVGVIRCQQTEDMCPATMDFKVIREGKLAFEEIGPSELVGMVSCGGCPGKRAVSRAQLMVDRGAEVIALASCISKGNPIGMPCPHFAEIKAAVAKKLGDSVILLDYTH
- a CDS encoding transporter gives rise to the protein MKFRFAFGIALAMCLLFQTPNFCAAEEGAASPRPVGAVTVNGGPGGMSVPTGKFIGVLNYRYAEKDNWYHYSVACDGADREAVSHTMVTKFRYGIAPGWDVRTATPFASTEARLDGECDNYIGGIGDTMIVLRHQFMAQKKGAPVSLAWDLGVNTPTGEVGEGKIGSGAWGGMAGLGATYMFGSHRIDGDVNYLVYTEGAHDTRKGDRFRANAHYAYAVNSLLDLGVEANYEWLQENRREGKGLNNDIKTLYVGPKFNLKFKEYGMTFGGALLGAAYRESQKQTLTEDWRMEFKLVKVF
- a CDS encoding Crp/Fnr family transcriptional regulator, whose product is MTSMANQREFLWISRNCESWKQVLHLGAVRTYEKNEIIIHCGGVVDHLYYLAEGEIRLSFVSPDGVEKVIWYVQPGTIFGETPFFDGKPADSLSTAVEKSVVYAFPRHSVYGEIAQNYPEVWQDLLKTLALKVRTLCNQIYTLSIADLKQQVCKFLLQANAKNEGPTQASGEVLVECGLSQEELGCVLGVHRVSISKVLKQLKEEGVISKCTKKTVLVTDWERLLEYAVL